tttaatttctatggtatcggtaggtattatatgcgactcatcatgaatgtactttctaagcatagacacatgaaaaacaGGATGAACAGAGGACAACTCAACGGGCAACGCTAGCTCATAAGCCACGTTTCCCTTCTTTTCTATAATCTCATAAGGTCCAATAAATCTAGGACTAAGTTTCCCCTTCctaccaaacctcataactcctttcattggtgaaactttcaaaaacaccttGTCACTAACCATGAAATCTAAGTCACGATGCCTCTTGTCagaataggacttttgacgaTTCTGAGCCGCTTTCAGTCTTTCTCTAATTAGATGGACTTTCTCTAAGGCCTCACAAACAAACTCTGGACCAATCAATGGAACCTCtgctggttcaaaccaacccaccggagacctacATCTTCGCCCATACAacgcttcataaggagccataccaatgctggcctgatagctgttattgtaagcaaattctataagtggcaaatgatcatcccaattacctccaaaatctataacacatgccCGCAGCATATCTTCGAGTGTCTGAATGGTCCTTTCTGGCTggccatcggtctgtggatggaaagcggtGCTCAAATTGACCTTGGTACCTAATCTTTTCTGAAATACCTTCCAAAAATGCACCGTGAACTGAGGGCCTATGTCagatatgattgaaactggagtaccatgcaaTCGGACTATTTCTTTGACGTACAACTGTGCATACTGCTATGCGAAATCTGTCATCTTTACTGGTAGGAAATGCGCGGACTTTGTCAGTcggtctacaataacccaaattgaatcatgcttacggtatgtgcgaggtagacctactacgaaatccatattaatcatctcccatttccactgtggtatttctatatcttgagctaggccaccaggcctctgatgctcggctttgacttgctggcaattcaaacatttAGCCACATGATCTGCTACTTGCTTCTTCATGCCTTTCCACCAATACAACCCTTTCAAGTCCAGATACATTTTGGTAGCACCTGGGTGGATAGAGTACCTCGAGCTGTGAGCTTCTTCCATTATGGACTTTCTAAGACCATCTACATCAGGCACACATAACCGATCATTCAACTTTAAAACTCCGTCACTTCCTAGAGTGAAAACAGTgatttctttgtttctgactccttcttttaacttcactaagtacggatcttcgtcttgcttagccttaacatgcgcaacaagggaggattgcgctaaggcataagcagttatacctccttcttcggtctcatccaatctaatcccatcatttgctagtttttgaatttctcgacccaaagatcgcctttgtactgcaagatgggccaagacacccattgacttcctactaagtgcatctgctaccacattagctttgcccgggtgataaaggatattgatgtcataatctttcaatagctcgagccaccttctttgtctcaaatttaattctttttgcttgaaaatgtactggaggcttttgtgatctgtaaacacttcagaatgctcgccataaaggtagtgtcgccatatctttAATGCAAACACCACTGATGCAAGTTCCAAGTCGTGAgtggggtagttcttttcatgattctttaactgcctGGAAGCATAATCAATAACTTTTCTATcttgcataagaacacaaccaagACCCACTctagaggcatcacaatacactgtgaatCCACCCGAACCTGTCGGCAAGGTTAACACAGGTGCagtggtcaacctcttctttaactcttgaaaactctgctcacaagcgtctgaccactggaacttaactgctttctaggtcaacttagttaatggagctgcacactggaacttaactgctttctatAGTATccagctaaccccaagaaactcctgatttcggttggcgttgtcggcctaggccagttcttgactgcttctgtcttctgaggatctacttttatgccttcactagataccacatggcctaagaatgccacggactgcaaccagaactcacattttgaaaacttggcataaagctcattctccttcaaggtctgCAAGGCTATCCTGAGGTGTTCGGTATGTTCATCCTTGCTCTtagagtataccaaaatatcatctataaacacgataataaaggtatcaaggaatggcttgaaaactctgttcatgagatccatgaatgcagctggagcatttgtcaacccgaaggacattactagaaattcatagtgcccgtagcgagttctaaaggttgttttagatatatcctcttctctgattctcaactggtggtaccccgacctcaagtctatctttgaaaagtactttgcaccctgaagttgatcaaataaatcatcaattcttggaagtgggtacttattcttaatggaaactttattcaactgccgatagtcaacGCACATTTTgagagacccatctttcttcttgacaaataggaccggggcaccccacggtgaaacactcagcctgatgaagcccttgtcaagaaggtctttcaactgttctctcaactcattaagttctgctggagccatcctataaggaggtatagatatgggttgagtgtCTGGCATGAGATCGATGCCAAAGTCTATGATTCTTTCAGGAGGAAGTCCGGGAAGGTCATCTGGGAAAACTTCTGGAAATTATCTAACAACTGGCACAGAGTGAAGAGCTGGTGATTCTGATTCTGGATTAATGATGTGAGCCAAATAGGCGAGACACCCCTTACCGATCATTCGttgtgccttaaggtaagaaataaacttacctaccagcgatgctgaactacccttccactctaagacttcttcatttggaaaCTGGAACCTGATTATCTTGGCACGACAATCTAACATGGCATAACaagaagacaaccaatccatatccatgatcacatcgaaatccaccatttctaactctatgagatTGGCCTCGGTGTTGCGACCTTGGACTGAAACTATACAACCTCTATAGAATCTTGTGACTTTCAATGActcgccaactggagtagatactaggaatggctcactaagttgttccggttctagctcgaggttaattgcaaagtatggagtcacaTATGAAAATGTTGAAACCTGGATCCATTATGGCATAAACGTTATGTGAGCAGACTAGaagtatacctgtaataacttctgCAGATGCCTCTGCACTCTGACAATCAAGTGTAGCAAACAAACGGGGTTGTCCCCCTCCTTGAGTAACTCGATCTGCACCTCTGCCTGCTCCATGCCCTGCCTAATTATAAGAACCACGAGCTTGTGGTGGTGCAACTGTAGTAGCTGAGGAACTAGAAGGACGAGTTGATCCACCACTAAAATTACGTCGTAACTTTGGGTAGTTGGCCTTTATATGACCAATGTCTCCGCAATGATAGCAACCATGAAACCCAAGCTTGCACTGACCTGAATGTTGACGCTTACATGTTCCACAAAGACCTTGTTGTTGTGAATGTTGCTCAGCATGACTCTGGCTATGTGAGGATGTTGTCCTAAAATTCTGATTCTGGCGAGACTGATTTTCATAACTCTGAGTACGTCTGAAGGAAGACCCACCACCTGACTAATGACTGGACTGAGTTGGTGCTAATGACTCCTTATTAGAGGAACCCCTTCCACCTCCGCTGGATGTACCATTAAACCTGCCCGTTGTCCGGGCTTTCTTgttttgctctttttcttctctcctttgttGTCTATCTTTTTCTAAGTGCTTGGCGAATCCCACAACAGAGGAGAAAGCTGTCATTCCTACCGCTGCAGCTAATGTTGTATCCTTAATGTGGTAAGCCAAACCGCCAACAAACCTGCGAATCTTTGCTTTTTCTGTCTTAACCATGTGAGGAGAATGCTTAGCCAACCTTATGAATTCCATGTAGTActcttgcacacttttattccctTGATTGAGTTGTTCGAACTCTGTAGCCTTAGCTTCCCTATCCTCTTCTGGGATAAAGTTAGCCATGAAGGtctcttcaaattcttcccaagtaggcgggccatcatcttcatctctttccttttcccacatctcaaaccaagctccagccacatctctaaGCTGGTAAGTAGCCAGCTCCACAGCTTCATCATCAAATGCCTTCATCGCTCGGAGGgctttcttgacaccctccagCTACAACATTGGATCTTCATCAGCTATAGAACCATGGAACAATGGAGGACtcaactttaaaaattcattcactcttgaGGACT
The nucleotide sequence above comes from Nicotiana tabacum cultivar K326 chromosome 12, ASM71507v2, whole genome shotgun sequence. Encoded proteins:
- the LOC142167297 gene encoding uncharacterized protein LOC142167297, which encodes MAPYEALYGRRCRSPVGWFEPAEVPLIGPEFVCEALEKVHLIRERLKAAQNRQKSYSDKRHRDLDFMVSDKVFLKVSPMKGVMRFGRKGKLSPRFIGPYEIIEKKGNVAYELALPVELSSVHPCGALDFGWLLWYLLAGV